In the Candidatus Chlamydia sanziniae genome, TTCCGAAACCCTTACCTTGGCAACGTCATTTCTGTTATAGTCCTCACCATCCTCTGATCATAGAATCTATGCGCGAAGGTTGCCGCTTACTTATAGGAACCCACGATTTCGCGTCTTTTGCAAACCATGGAAGAAACTATAATTCTACAATACGCACACTCTACACTCTTGATATCATGGAAGAAGAAAACACAGTGACGATAATATGTAAGGGTAATGGGTTTCTTTACAAAATGGTCCGTAATCTTGTAGGAGCTCTTTTAGATATCGGTAAGGGGGCTTACCCTCCACAACACCTCCTGAAAATTCTTGAACAAAAAGACCGCAGGCAAGGGCCACCTGCAGCACCTGCCCGCGGTCTCTCCTTGCACCATATATGCTATCCCCCACCTTACGACAAGTTCTGTTCTAAGCACTGCTCAGTAAGTTCATTAAACGAAGGGTAAAAGAAAAAATCATGTGGGGCAAATTCAGAGTATTTTTCCACTGTTATTGATATATAAGCATTAATGCCGATCAGAGTGGCGGGAATGCAAGCAAGAGCTCGCAATCCCTTGAGAGAATCTTCAAACCCCAGGACTTTTTCACCATCACGTACAAAAGTTTTATACGCATGCCTATAGCTATCTCCGTAAGGCTTGGGGCGTAAGTAATCTTCACGAGTTACCCAAAATGAAAATTTATTGAAGATCGGATATGATTTACACAAAGTAGGTAGAGCAGCACGCGAAGAATTGGTAACGACGCCAGAACGCTTCCCCATGGATACGATTAACTCAAGAAATTGTTCGACACCGGGCATTAAGGGTGGTGCGGAAGCATCTAAACTGGCATAGTGTATTTCTTCTCTTCTTTTATAAATCAGTTCAAGATTTTCACGCGCTTCAGGATATTCTTCCAAAAACTTTTCACTTAAATTATCTCGTCCTACAAAAGTATGTTTAAAGTATGTAGCAAAATCCCAGGCAACTTCGAGAGAGTACTCCTGACAAGCTTCTAAAAATGCGTGATAAAACCGTGGTTCTGTATCGACAAGCAAGCCATCCAAATCAAAAAAACATACTTGGTAATCATTGATATCCATAGAATCCTTAAAAAAACCTACGTAAGTTATATTTTTTACTATACGCTTGAATCATGACTATCTTAAAAGCATTGCTATGGATTCCTACTGTTCTCTTATTTGTTAGCTGCTCGACAAAAGAGTCGGTCCCACGCTACACCATAGCAGAACGCATTACTTCTCAGCAAGGCTGCCATGTTCTTCTTTATCTAAAAAGCTCACCCTCTCCTTTTCCCAGCTATAATTGGCATACCCCTTCTGTATCTATAATCACAGCGTATTCTTTTTACTGTCACGGCGGAGGGAAAACTCTGCTTTCTTCGCAAGGAACCCTCTATGATTGTGAAGGTAAAAGGCATAGCTTGACTAAAGAAATCTTTCGTCATATCCATCCACGTCTTATTCAGATTGCGCGTCTGCTGCAACAGCATTATCCTAAACTTGTTATCACTGAAGGGTGGTGCTGCCCGCACCACTTTCGTTTCCTAGAAGCTATGGGAATGTCCTTACCTCGACGACATCTTAACGGTACTGCGGCTCTGTTAACTTTAGCGTCCCCTATTTCCCTTGAGGAATTACCAACCATTCTCAAACACCTCTATCCTCGATTGGCACCTGTCTCTCTAAAAGAGTTCACCCTCTCAGGGTCCATGTTAAAAAACGAAGAGTTTTCCCTTACTCTGACAAACAAAGGCTCTCATATAGAAATTTCTATAGAAATTTTTTATGATACCACCAAAGAAGAACCTGTGCTTCCTCCAGAATCTTTTCCCACCTAAGAGATTTCTCTTGTGATTATTAGAATAGAACCTCTACAGTAAACTCTCACTTTATGCCGGTGTGGCGGAATGGTAGACGCGGTAGACTCAAAATCTACTCTTAGTAATAAGGTGTTGGTTCGAGTCCGATCACCGGCATAATTCTTTTCTTTTTCAAGTTGCCAATAAATTATAGAGTCGTTTTTTTAAGGGAAGTTATAGCAAACCCCAGAGCTTCCTATGAATGAAGAAGCCTTATTATTTTTACTGCAAAAAAAGAAAGGTCTTTTCCTTGCCATCCTTGATCTTACAAAAACAGAATATGCATTAACTCCTGTAGAGCTAGAAAAAGTATTGCAACAAAAAAAAATCCTTCTTGCTTGTATTGAAAAAATAGATCATCAAATTAAAGACTTTCGCCACGCCTTTGTTTCTGTATTGCCCCAAGATATTCAAGAAGAACTCACACATATCCGAAAAGTAATCACACAGATATTAAAAACGGACAAACTTAACTATGCACATAAAAAAAAGGAGTTGGGGATCTATGACTAACAACACTCCTTATGAGGCAGCCTCTTCCACTCACGAGCTCCTAGAAATCAAAGCACGTATTACCCAATCTTACAAAGAAGCGGATACCATACTTACGGCAATTCCCGATGGGATTATCCTTTTGTCAGAAGTGGGCACCATTCTGATTTTTAATTCCCAAGCTCGCGAAATTTTAGGAATTCCTGAACACCAAGAAATTCTCCACAAACCTTTTGTTGAATTTTTCCCCGATACATTCTTCGGTTTCTCCATGAGTGAATCCCTTCAATCTCTTAAGCTTGCTAAAACTCTGCGTCTTTCCTTATGCAAAGAAGCTATAGAAAAAGAACTCGAAATTTTCATTCGTAGGAACGAAATCAACGGATATCTTTTCATTCAAATTCGTGATCGCTCAGAATATAAACAACTTGAAAATGCTATAGAAAGGTATAAAAACATTGCAGAATTGGGGAAGATGACAGCAACGCTCGCTCACGAAATCCGCAATCCTCTAAGTGGGATTGCAGGGTTCGCTTCGCTCTTAAAAGAAGAGCTCACCTTTACACGTCATCAACGTATGCTCTCCGCAATCATTTCTGGAACACAATCTTTAAATAATCTTGTGTCTTCTATGTTGGAATATACAAAATCTCAACCGCTAAATTTAAAAACCGTAGATTTGCAAGATTTCTTCTCTGCATTAATGCCACTTCTTTCCGCTTCTTTTCCCACTTGCTGTTTTGAAAGAAAAAGCACAGAATCTCTTCTCCGTTCTATAGATCCTGACCGTATGAATAGTGTTATTTGGAATTTAGTAAAAAACGCTATAGAAACAGGGGAAAAACCCGTAACTCTCACCCTCCGTCCTACCGGGGAAATCGCTGTTGCTAACCCTGGAGAGCTCTCTCCAGCAGTTTTAGACAAGCTCTTTACACCCTTTTTTACAACGAAGGTTCAGGGCAATGGCCTAGGCCTCGCAGAAGCCCGAAAAATCATGCGTTTACACGGAGGAGACATTGAACTAGAAAGTACCTCGCCTATAGTCACCTTTATCCTTAAACTTCCTCAACACGCACAAAAACCTCTGACTAAAGGCGTACAAGAACCTTAGCTAAAGATTCCATGTTAAGATTTCTTTGCAAAGTACTTGCGAATCTCTTCCATAGTCAAAATGGAGAGCGAGGGCCTGCTTTGTAAGAGTATTTCCACAATTTTGACGAGATCCTCCCAATTCATATTTCTACAATGCTCATAATCCATAGGAACTAAAGGATGGTGAAAAATAGGCCCCCAAGATTCGGAAGCCCTTATGCTTGACAACACAAGAGGGAGTTTACCAGAAAAACAAGACATTACTTCAAGAAAAGCCTGTTCTTTAGGATCCAACTCAAAGAATTTTCCTCCCTCTCGATCATGCATCTGGAGTAAGCTCATTATCAAAAATTGCTGCCATTGCTCAAGATCTCTATAGATAGGCCAACGAGTCACTGGGAAATGACATGTTGTAAGCCAAGCTCTGAGCAAAACTTCTGCGTCTGCTAACTGCGGATATTTCTCACGTAATTGCCGGTACAGCTTCGCCCAACCTACACTACCTTCACTTGTTTCGATATTCTTTACTTCATCTGCTGCAGAATTTACAAGTGTGCTGAGATTCTGCAAAGACATGAAACCAAGGAGCGCGAAAAGCCATTCTTTAAAACAAAGGCTTGTTACAGCTTTTTCCTGATTTTCTAAGGAGACTTGGGAAGAAAGACTTATTTCTGGACATAGCCTTTCGGACGATATACGGCTGCCTAGTATACCAAAAAAGCGAGGAGCTGTATAAGCTAAAACTTCTTCATCCGTATATTTCAAAATCACAGGTTTGCTTCCCGACTTGATGTGCGGTGAAAACTGAATCACCTGTCGAGCAAGGCAGGGAAGAGCTCCGGAAGCATCTTGAGCGGCATGAGTTCGAGCATCTTGAAGAAGCTGCTCAAGACGTTGCTTTTCATGAGATAACTTTGTTTTCTCAATCTCGTAATTAATATAACGGTCTGTAAGCTTCTCCTCAAGCTGTTGTTTTTCTCGGCCCCACATTTGCTCCGCCACCTGGAACTGGTTCATCAAATTATTATAATCAATCAACGCTGCGTACTTTTCCTGTTCGCTCCGCGTTATAGCCTCTTGTGCAGTTGCGAGCTCCTTCTGTAAGAGGCTTACCTCCAGCTCAAGAGTGCTACTCTTGTCCTCCCAATACTGAATTTGCATATTCATATGCACGAGGTTACGTTGCGCTTCAGACCATTGGTGTTTACTTTTCTTAAACACTTCTATCTGCTCCTGGGCAGTCGCTAGAGCTTCTTCCGTCAACTGCAATGATTCCTCAGTTAGGCTATTTTTTATAGAAAGTTCTCGAAATTCAATTCTTAATTCCCGATTTGCAATCTGTACTTCTTGCAGCAGAGATTCTATTTCAGCACTGTTTGACTCCAAGTTTGCTAATAACAACTTTGTTCTAGTCAATTCGTCTAATGCGTTTCGTAGCTTCTTCCCAGTGAGTTCCTCAATAGCTTGATCCGATTCATAAGACAACAAAAGCTCATGGAGCTCCGCTGCTTTTTTTTCGAATTCTTCCGCCTGACGTTTAGAAATTGTTAATTCTTTGGTTAACTTAAGAATATCTTTCCCGCACATGTCTTGGAGATGTTGTTTCTCTTCTTTTAAGTGCTCATAATTGCGTTGGAGTTCAAGAAAATTTTTAAGGTGCTTTTCCGTCGGGTACACCTGTTTCATAGCTTCTGATAATTCTTGATTTTTAAGGAAAAGTTGTTCTTCAAGAGCACTGATGATCTCAATCTTCTCTGCCATTTCATGTTTGAACTCATCGCCCAGCTTTTTAAAAAACTTATCCTGATTTTCAACAGTCCTCATGATTTTCTTAAACTTATTTTGAGACTCACGTAATAAATCCCTCAACTGCTTAAGTTCTATATCCTTGAATTCCAGTTTTTGGAACAACTCCCCGAGTCTTTGACGGTGGTAAAGATACCGTACCTTATATTCACTATAAAAAGTGCAGAATTCCATCTCAGCATCGCACATTAATGCTAACGTCTCTTTTAATTGCTTTAACTCTGCATATTTTGTTTCTATTTGCCCGTCGATGAGAGTAAGCGCCTCCCACTTGGAAGTGAGGTAACACATTTTCTTGTATTGTAAGTCAGCGAGTTTAGCAATTTCTTCTCGATTTGCTTTGTTATCCTCAGGGCTTTGCAGTTTTTGAAGTTGAAGTTTTGATTCAAGCTCTTTTGCCTGTGACGAGATCTGTTTAAGATATTGTAAAACTGCTTTGATTTTTTCGAGCTTCTTCTTCCTCATGGCTTGTATATCTGATAATTCCTGGGAAACGAAAGCGATTTTATTTTGTAAATCTACAATTTGTCCTTCGTGATATGCTAAATTCACAGAATCCATAGTGCCTGATAGAAACTCTAGATAAGCACGATAAAGAAGTTCTAGTTGCTCAGCAATCTTGCATTGCATTTCACGTAATTCTACAAGCTGCACAAACTTTTCCCCTCGATTGTCTTCAGCAACAATTAGGGTGTATAACGCATATGCCTTGCGACGCAGTTCTCGATCAAATTCAGCAAGTTGTCTTTCCTTATTAAGAATCGTAGCTTCAACGTTAACTTCATCGACAAAACCACGACGTACTAACTCACGCACCTGAGTTGCTTCAATGAGCTGTTTCAAACGCCCTTGCAAATCTTCGATAAGGATGTCCTCAGCAACAGCCAGATTCTTCTTTTTAAGACGACTGTCTAACACGCAAAGTACTAAAACAAGAACCAATAAGACTCCTCCAAGAACAAGCTGACTTATCCCAACACACGCCACAACTTGAGGAAGTAAAATTAAGATGAGGATTCCACCTGCGATGATAAGTAATGCTAAACATACAAGGGCAACTTTAAATATAGTACGACACAAACGAGTATGGACAAATGATGTAGGTTCTCCTTTTTCTTCAGGAGTTAATGGAGAAAACATCAACACAGGATTCGTTGAGTTCTTTGATTCGGAACAAGGAACTTGTATTTTAAGATTAAGAACTGAGGTGGATTCAGGAGAAGGATTGGGAGAGGGAGTTGTTCTAGATGACATATCTTACTTTTACGATAAAAAATATATAAGTATATTAACTTCTCCTGTTTATCAATGGCAAGGCCAAAAGAAATCGCTCTTTTCTCCAGACCTCTTCCATGATCTCTAAAACAAAGTTTAAGGCTTTACCTTGATTCCCTGGATAAAGTACAAAGAATAAAAAAAGACAGAGAAGCTAGAGTCATGGTTATGGAGAAAATTCTTATTGTAGATGACGAACCCCTTCTGCGTAATTTCCTTTCAGAACTTCTTCTATCCCGTGGCTATGCCCCTGTCACAGCAAATAATTTAAAAACTGCTTACCAACAAATACAACATGAACATTACGACTTAATTATCTCCGACATGAATATGCCTGATGGTTTAGGATTAGATCTAATTAAAGCTGCTAAACACTATGCCCCTCAAACTCCTGTTCTTGTGATTACCGCTTACGGTACAATAGAAAATGCTGTTGAAGCCATGCATCAAGGTGCCTTTAATTACCTAACAAAACCCTTCTCCTCAGAAGTTCTTTTTGCTTTCATCAATAAAGCTAAAGAATTTAAGAACTTAGTGAATGAGAACCTTTTTCTTAAGTTCCAAACATCTTTAGACTCTCACCCCTTAATTGTTAAAAGCCAGGCTATGAAAAATCTTCTTGCCACAGCACAAAAAGCTGCCAATAGTTCAGCAAACATTTTCATTCATGGGGAATCGGGATGTGGCAAAGAAGTACTAGCCTTTTTCATCCACAACAGTTCTCCACGAGCCTCATCCCCTTATATTAAAGTGAATTGCGCTGCTATTCCAGAAACCCTTTTAGAATCCGAATTTTTTGGCCATGAAAAGGGAGCCTTCACAGGAGCAACAACAAAAAAAGCCGGCCGCTTTGAGCTTGCGCATAAAGGAACCCTGCTTCTAGACGAAATCACTGAAGTCCCTATACACCTACAAGCAAAGCTCCTACGTGCTATTCAAGAAAAAGAATTTGAACATTTGGGAGGGACGAAGACCTTGTCCGTTGATGTTCGCATCTTAGCAACATCAAACCGTAATCTTAAGGAAGCTATTGAAGATAAAATCTTCCGTCAAGATTTATACTACCGTCTTAACGTCATTCCTCTTTATCTTCCTCCTTTACGAGAACGCCGCGATGATATCCTTCCTCTTGCTCATTATTTTTTAGATAAATTCTGTCGTTTAAACACTCTACCTCCAAAAACATTATCGACAAAAGCAGAACAGCTTCTCCTTGACTACCCCTGGCCCGGGAATATTCGAGAGCTTTCCAATGTCTTGGAGAGGGTTGTCATCTTAGAAAATACCTCCATGCTGACTGAAGATATGCTTGCTTTATAGTAGAGAACCCTCTACAAGGACTTTTTCTTGTCTTTCTAAGGAGGTTCTGATAAACTTGTTCGGCATAGAATTTTTTTTCTCTCTAAGCACCGATAGCTCAATTGGATAGAGTACCTGGCTTCGGACCAGGTGGTTAGAGGTTCGAGTCCTCCTCGGTGCGTTAAATTCCTTTTTTGAATAAGACTTTCCCTATATAATAGAACTGAGGAGAACTTTTTTCTTTTATAAATCTCCCCCTCCTCTAACCTCAAGGAGATAACATGAAACCCTGCCGTAAGAAGTCCGTGTCCCCTAAGGACTCATGCACACCCGTAGAAATTACAGGAAAATCTTTTCATGTCTCATTACCTTTAAAACATCTGATTATAGAAAAAAGCCGCCATCTCCCTCCAATGGAGACCATTCGCGTCATAATCACCTCTCATAAAGATAAGCAAGGCACTGAAGTGCACATTATTGCTTCCCAAGGGAAAGAAGTTCTACAGACTAAAGTGTACAACGATAATCCTTATACTGCAGTAATCCAAGGCTTTAAAAAAATTCGCACTAGGGCGAATAAATACCAAAATAAACACCTAAACAAAATCAAGCATAGCATCCGGCTTAAAGAAAAAGAAGAACGGCTACCCTTACAAGAAGACAACCACGAACTCTTTACTGAATGGCCACTCTTTCCTGCCATGGATGCCTGGGACGCCTTAAAACACTTCGGATATGTTCCTAAGTCAGAAAAAAAGAAAATTTCCAAGAAAAAAATCTCCATCAACACGCTCTCATCAGATGAGGCGATTCGCCAATTGGAGTCTTCTAAAGATAACTTGCTCATCTTTTTAAATGAAAAGGAACATAAAATTCAATGCTTACATAAACAACACGATGGCAACTATGTTCTTATCGAACCCTCTCTCTACCGAGGATTCCACATTTTCTGACACCACTTCTTCCAGTCTTTTTGATCCCATTAGGAAAAAAGCATTGTCTGCAACTCCTGAAGAAATCGTACGCCAGAAACTACTCAACTTACTTATCAATACACTACACTATCCCCAAAAACTGATTGTCATAGAAAAAGAGTTAAAAACGCTCTTACCTATCCTTACAGGGAACAAGCTACGCTTACCTAAACGCCGTCCAGATATTCTCGTCCTCACACCACCAACCTATACAGATGCTCGGAATATTACTCATAAGTTAGGCAATCCTAAACCACTCTTACTCATTGAATGCAAGGCCCGGGTTATTAACCAAAACACGTTAATGCAACTCCTCAGTTACAATTATATTATTGGAGCGCCTTGTCTTGCTATTGCCAGTAGTAAAAAACAGCTCACAGGTTTAGTCAATCCTAAAACACAAACCCTTGACTTCTATCCAGGTCTGCCAGAATATTCTCAACTACTCAACTACTACTGCTTGCCAAGCTCAAGGAATTAAACCTCTATGCCTATAGTTGTTTCTGGAGTTGTGCTCGAAAGCCAGCCTTTGGGGAAAAATCACTTACGAACTACCCTCTTTAGCCCTGGAGGTTTAATCACCTTTTTTGCAAAGCACGGACAAACCCTTCTTTGCTCGCATCGAGAAGCTTTAATCCCTGTTTCCCTAGGGAGCTATACATTAAACTCCTCTCCGACAAAGCTTCGCTCTCTTGCTCATGCGGAAATCCGCAATAATTTTATAGAAATTAAACGGGCCTATCCTCTTCTAGAAGCTAGCGGAAAAATGATACGCGCCCTCTTAATCTCACAATGGAGAGAA is a window encoding:
- the truA gene encoding tRNA pseudouridine(38-40) synthase TruA produces the protein MTKAALLLAYQGTEYVGWQLQPHHLSLQEVLERSLKKIIGRHTPVIASGRTDSGVHAYGQVAHFWVPDQPLFNHPERIKKAFNAILPQDIIVRDVAIIDDSFHARYLAIAKEYRYLLSRFPKPLPWQRHFCYSPHHPLIIESMREGCRLLIGTHDFASFANHGRNYNSTIRTLYTLDIMEEENTVTIICKGNGFLYKMVRNLVGALLDIGKGAYPPQHLLKILEQKDRRQGPPAAPARGLSLHHICYPPPYDKFCSKHCSVSSLNEG
- a CDS encoding HAD family hydrolase, with the translated sequence MDINDYQVCFFDLDGLLVDTEPRFYHAFLEACQEYSLEVAWDFATYFKHTFVGRDNLSEKFLEEYPEARENLELIYKRREEIHYASLDASAPPLMPGVEQFLELIVSMGKRSGVVTNSSRAALPTLCKSYPIFNKFSFWVTREDYLRPKPYGDSYRHAYKTFVRDGEKVLGFEDSLKGLRALACIPATLIGINAYISITVEKYSEFAPHDFFFYPSFNELTEQCLEQNLS
- a CDS encoding two-component system sensor histidine kinase NtrB, with product MTNNTPYEAASSTHELLEIKARITQSYKEADTILTAIPDGIILLSEVGTILIFNSQAREILGIPEHQEILHKPFVEFFPDTFFGFSMSESLQSLKLAKTLRLSLCKEAIEKELEIFIRRNEINGYLFIQIRDRSEYKQLENAIERYKNIAELGKMTATLAHEIRNPLSGIAGFASLLKEELTFTRHQRMLSAIISGTQSLNNLVSSMLEYTKSQPLNLKTVDLQDFFSALMPLLSASFPTCCFERKSTESLLRSIDPDRMNSVIWNLVKNAIETGEKPVTLTLRPTGEIAVANPGELSPAVLDKLFTPFFTTKVQGNGLGLAEARKIMRLHGGDIELESTSPIVTFILKLPQHAQKPLTKGVQEP
- a CDS encoding sigma-54-dependent transcriptional regulator, coding for MVMEKILIVDDEPLLRNFLSELLLSRGYAPVTANNLKTAYQQIQHEHYDLIISDMNMPDGLGLDLIKAAKHYAPQTPVLVITAYGTIENAVEAMHQGAFNYLTKPFSSEVLFAFINKAKEFKNLVNENLFLKFQTSLDSHPLIVKSQAMKNLLATAQKAANSSANIFIHGESGCGKEVLAFFIHNSSPRASSPYIKVNCAAIPETLLESEFFGHEKGAFTGATTKKAGRFELAHKGTLLLDEITEVPIHLQAKLLRAIQEKEFEHLGGTKTLSVDVRILATSNRNLKEAIEDKIFRQDLYYRLNVIPLYLPPLRERRDDILPLAHYFLDKFCRLNTLPPKTLSTKAEQLLLDYPWPGNIRELSNVLERVVILENTSMLTEDMLAL
- a CDS encoding sigma 54 modulation/S30EA ribosomal C-terminal domain-containing protein, with translation MKPCRKKSVSPKDSCTPVEITGKSFHVSLPLKHLIIEKSRHLPPMETIRVIITSHKDKQGTEVHIIASQGKEVLQTKVYNDNPYTAVIQGFKKIRTRANKYQNKHLNKIKHSIRLKEKEERLPLQEDNHELFTEWPLFPAMDAWDALKHFGYVPKSEKKKISKKKISINTLSSDEAIRQLESSKDNLLIFLNEKEHKIQCLHKQHDGNYVLIEPSLYRGFHIF
- a CDS encoding type I restriction enzyme HsdR N-terminal domain-containing protein, which codes for MFLSNPLSTEDSTFSDTTSSSLFDPIRKKALSATPEEIVRQKLLNLLINTLHYPQKLIVIEKELKTLLPILTGNKLRLPKRRPDILVLTPPTYTDARNITHKLGNPKPLLLIECKARVINQNTLMQLLSYNYIIGAPCLAIASSKKQLTGLVNPKTQTLDFYPGLPEYSQLLNYYCLPSSRN